Proteins encoded in a region of the Anopheles aquasalis chromosome 2, idAnoAquaMG_Q_19, whole genome shotgun sequence genome:
- the LOC126571899 gene encoding trypsin beta-like — MKVIIVLATIVASVLAGPEEDIWLRYNRRMPGAYHTVGSPSTPPRQGRIVGGVDANIANYPYQLSLRRNGGHSCGASVIGTRWALSAAHCTFPVPALSAMQLLGGTADRTQGGVTFAIEEIVNHPDYNDWTLEYDICVLRTGADLSGVHITPIALDPVGAVHAPGTRAVVSGWGFNGQGVLPIILQRVDVPIVSDAECIAAWPAGWITPDMMCASETGRDACNADSGGPLAVGGVQIGVVSWGDPNCQGTDPGVFARVSDPSIRRFITETTGY, encoded by the exons ATGAAGGTGATCATTGTGTTGGCAACGATTGTCGCCAGTGTACTGGCTGGTCCGGAAGAGGATATTTGGCTCCGCTACAATCGGCGGATGCCGGGAGCATACCACACGGTGGGCTCACCTTCGACACCACCTCGCCAAGGAAGAATCGTTGGTGGTGTAGATGCCAACATCGCCAACTACCCGTACCAGCTATCACTGCGACGCAATGGAGGCCATTCTTGTGGAGCCTCGGTCATTGGGACCCGTTGGGCCCTATCAGCCGCTCATTGTACCTTCCCTGTGCCAGCGCTAAGTGCGATGCAGCTTCTGGGAGGTACAGCTGATCGTACTCAAGGAGGAGTTACTTTCGCCATAGAAGAGATTGTCAATCACCCGGACTACAATGATTGGACACTGGAGTACGATATTTGTGTGTTGCGTACCGGGGCAGACCTGAGTGGAGTTCACATCACTCCCATCGCATTGGATCCTGTCGGAGCAGTACATGCTCCCGGCACAAGAGCAGTTGTTAGTGGTTGGGGATTTAAT GGACAAGGAGTTCTACCAATAATCTTACAACGTGTCGACGTACCTATTGTTTCCGATGCCGAATGCATTGCTGCTTGGCCTGCAGGATGGATAACTCCAGA TATGATGTGTGCAAGCGAGACAGGCCGCGATGCGTGCAATGCGGATAGTGGTGGCCCCTTGGCCGTTGGTGGAGTGCAAATTGGAGTGGTGTCGTGGGGTGATCCAAATTGTCAGGGAACAGATCCAGGCGTCTTCGCACGTGTCTCTGATCCATCGATTCGTCGGTTTATAACAGAGACGACTGgatattaa
- the LOC126571902 gene encoding transmembrane protease serine 9-like, with protein MKVIIVLATIVASVLAGPEEDLWLRYNRRMPGAYRRFGVPSTPSREGRIVGGVDADIANYPYQLSLRRNGGHSCGASVIATRWALSAAHCTFPVPALNTLQLLGGTSFRTEGGVTFAIEEIVNHPDYNDFTLEFDVSLLRVDADLSGVHITPIALDPVGTEHVPGTRAVVSGWGVTVTGTLPDILQRIDIPLIADNECALSWPGFVAEDMICAGEPGRTVCNADSGGPLVVGGFQIGVVSWGQAGCSGNLPAVFAQVAFPGIRNFIADITGLEQWSGSSGADMQGFITFCAIALTVASGYERRMQPDGAQVVDAKVPSGVSSLKKIVGGESVTIETHPYQLSLRNYDFHICGASIISSSWALTAAHCLFPDPDPKTISLRAGTTSKSMGGRIYNASRIIIHPMYNPSWMDNDVAVIQVNAPFNGRNMGPIELVPLNYEPIEGIRAIVTGWGRQNDDAGQVTGLAGVEIPIISKEECLKQWDAVTVTPQMICAGELGRDSCNGDSGGPLVSGGRQIGIVSWGSTKCGGPLAAIYTHIGNTAIRTFISSTTGV; from the exons ATGAAGGTGATCATTGTGTTGGCAACGATTGTCGCCAGTGTACTGGCTGGTCCGGAAGAGGATCTTTGGCTCCGCTACAATCGGCGGATGCCGGGAGCATACCGCAGGTTCGGCGTACCCTCGACCCCATCTCGCGAAGGAAGGATCGTTGGTGGTGTAGATGCCGACATCGCCAACTATCCGTACCAGCTATCACTGCGACGCAACGGAGGCCATTCTTGTGGAGCCTCGGTTATTGCGACTCGTTGGGCCCTATCAGCCGCTCATTGCACCTTCCCTGTGCCAGCCCTTAATACGCTCCAGCTTCTCGGAGGAACTTCTTTCCGCACTGAAGGAGGAGTTACTTTCGCCATAGAAGAGATTGTCAATCATCCGGATTACAATGATTTTACCCTGGAATTCGACGTTTCTTTGTTGCGCGTTGATGCAGACTTGAGTGGAGTTCACATCACTCCCATCGCTTTGGATCCAGTTGGAACTGAGCATGTGCCGGGCACACGAGCAGTTGTTAGCGGTTGGGGCGTAACCGTTA CAGGAACACTGCCGGACATTCTACAGCGCATCGATATTCCATTGATTGCGGATAATGAATGCGCCCTGAGCTGGCCTGGATTTGTTGCAGAGGA caTGATCTGCGCCGGTGAACCGGGCCGAACGGTGTGCAACGCCGATAGTGGTGGTCCTTTGGTGGTCGGTGGCTTCCAAATTGGAGTTGTGTCGTGGGGTCAAGCCGGTTGTTCTGGAAATCTGCCCGCTGTTTTCGCGCAAGTTGCATTCCCTGGAATTCGCAACTTTATTGCGGACATCACTG GTCTAGAGCAGTGGTCAGGGTCCAGTGGTGCAGACATGCAGGGTTTCATTACGTTTTGTGCGATCGCGTTGACGGTAGCTAGTGGATATGAACGCCGCATGCAGCCCGATGGAGCACAGGTGGTTGACGCGAAGGTGCCGTCAGGTGTTTCATCGTTGAAGAAAATTGTCGGAGGAGAATCGGTTACCATCGAGACGCATCCGTACCAGCTTTCTCTGCGCAACTACGATTTTCACATTTGCGGTGCGTCCATTATTTCTAGCTCCTGGGCATTGACCGCAGCGCACTGCCTGTTTCCTGACCCGGATCCAAAAACG ATTTCCCTGCGAGCTGGCACCACGAGCAAGTCAATGGGCGGTAGGATATATAATGCATCGCGCATTATCATTCATCCAATGTACAACCCCAGCTGGATGGATAACGATGTGGCCGTCATACAAGTAAATGCACCGTTTAACGGGCGCAACATGGGCCCAATTGAGTTGGTGCCCCTGAACTACGAACCGATAGAAGGAATACGTGCCATAGTGACTGGATGGGGGCGCCAG AATGACGATGCCGGACAAGTCACGGGATTGGCTGGAGTGGAAATTCCCATCATTTCCAAGGAAGAGTGTTTGAAGCAATGGGATGCAGTAACGGTGACCCCACA AATGATCTGTGCTGGTGAGTTGGGCAGAGACTCTTGCAATGGTGACAGTGGTGGCCCGTTGGTGTCTGGTGGCCGCCAAATCGGTATCGTGTCGTGGGGCTCGACCAAATGTGGCGGTCCACTCGCTGCTATCTACACACACATAGGCAACACCGCCATACGCACCTTTATCAGCTCTACCACTGGCGTCTAA